A stretch of DNA from Micromonospora sp. WMMD1155:
GTGCAGCCGCCAGTGGGCGGAGGCGTCGTGGGCGGAGGGGTGGTCGGCGGTGGGGTGGTCGGCGGAGGCGTGGTCGGCGGTGGGATGCCGCCGAAGACGCTCGCCTCGCGGGCGGTCTGCCGGATGCCGTTGGCGCCGTTGAAGAGCCGCTGACCCCAGGTGGTCAGGTCGGCCGGGTTGAAGGAGGTGGCCAGGTCGAGGTATTCGACGCCACCGCCGTTGCCGCTCCATGACCAGCCCAACCAGCCGATTCCGTTGGCCTGGCTGTACGCGAGAATGGTGTCCTCGTCCGGGTCCCCGTCGGAGTGGTTGAAGCCGAACTCACCGATCACGATGGGCAGCCCCGCCGAGCGGAACCGGCCCAGGTAGTCACTGATCTCGGCGGCGGTGTCGAACACCCCGTACATGTGGATCGAGAAGACGGTGTTGCGGGCCGGGTCCGCGGCGAAGACCGACGCGGCGTTGTCCCGCATGGTGAAGGACCAGTCCTGCCCCCAGTTCGGCGCGTCCACCATGATGGTGTGGGTCAGCCCTGCGGTACGCAGGCGCTTGATCGCGTTCGCGTTGTCGGTGACCCAGGACGCGTAGTTCTGATTGCCGTACGGCTCGTTGCCGATGTTGACGATGACGTACCGCTCCTGGCCGACGAGGACGTCGGCGAGGCTGAGCCAGTAGTCGACCGCGCGGGCGAGGGTGATCGCGCCGCTCTGCTCCCCGTACCCGGTGGTGTCGTGCACCTCCAGCACACAGATCAGCCGGTTGGCCTTGCACAGTGCGATGACGTTCGCGACGTCGGCGTTGGTGTTGCGGGTCCACCGGTCACCGCTGGAGAGCACCACCCGCACGGTGTTCGCGCCGAGCGCTTTGACGTCGGCGAACGAGCTGGTCTGCTGTGGATACCAGGTGTGCGCGTGGTTGACACCGCGCATGACGAATTCGGTGCCGTTGGCGTCGTACAGCTTGCCGCCGGCGACGGAGAAGCCGGCGGCGGCGTGCGCCGGCTGACCGAACGCCAGCACGGCGACGAG
This window harbors:
- a CDS encoding cellulase family glycosylhydrolase codes for the protein MKTRLSAVGAALLALLVAVLAFGQPAHAAAGFSVAGGKLYDANGTEFVMRGVNHAHTWYPQQTSSFADVKALGANTVRVVLSSGDRWTRNTNADVANVIALCKANRLICVLEVHDTTGYGEQSGAITLARAVDYWLSLADVLVGQERYVIVNIGNEPYGNQNYASWVTDNANAIKRLRTAGLTHTIMVDAPNWGQDWSFTMRDNAASVFAADPARNTVFSIHMYGVFDTAAEISDYLGRFRSAGLPIVIGEFGFNHSDGDPDEDTILAYSQANGIGWLGWSWSGNGGGVEYLDLATSFNPADLTTWGQRLFNGANGIRQTAREASVFGGIPPPTTPPPTTPPPTTPPPTTPPPTGGCTATYTVTNQWQGGFQGEVQVTAGAAAITGWTVRWTFADGQSVTQAWNATLTSSGTTVTARNADYNGRLAAGASAGFGFIGSWTGSNTPPALSCTAG